From the Opitutaceae bacterium genome, the window TGCATGTGACGACCGGGCTGGAAACCGCCCGCTTTGCCCGCCGTTTGAGCGATCCAGCCGCCGGAGTCCGGCATCAGGAAAAGGTGCTCCGGCAATTGATCACCGGTCTGGCCAAAACCCGCTACGGAATCGAACATGGGGTGGAGGCCGGGATGGACGACCAGAGTTTTCGTCGCAATGTCCCTCTGGCCACGGCACAATCGATCCAGCCTTATGTCGATGCCGTCATCGGAGGCGCCCCCGATGAGCTTTGGCCGGGCCGCTGCCGACACTTTGTCCGGACCAACGGAGGCACCGCCGGCCCCCCCCGGCAGTTGCCCCTGAACGATTCGATCCTCGAACACTATCACGAAGCGGCTTACCAGATCGCCCTCATGCACACGGCGGGCACCGGACACGCGGGAGTCTTTCACGGCCGGCATGTCTATCTTGCAGAGACGGCATCCCTCAGGACCGGACAGGCCGACCTGCCCGGGATCCTGACCGAGACCATGCCGCGATGGACGGAAAAGTTCCTTTTTGTGCCCGGCCAGGAAACCGCGTCGATTGTCGACCGGGATGCACGAATTCAGAAGACGGCCGAGGAGGCCCTCTCCCAGGACATCACACTGTTGGCGGGTTCACCCCGAACCCTCATCCGATTCACCGAGGCCGTCCTCGCACAGACTGCAGCCGCCGGCCGACCGATCCGGACCCTGACCGACGCCTGGCCCAATCTCGAATGCGTCATCCACGGGGGACACTCTGTCATCCCCTATCTCGAGGCCTTGACCCAGCGAATCGGACGGAGGGTGGTCATGAGCGAGGTCTTCGCCACGACTGAAGCCTTTGTCGCCGTCCAGGACGGCAAACCCGACGGTGCCTTGCGCCTGCTCGATGATACCGGCGTCTACTTCGAGTTCCTCCCCCTCCACGCCAAACCGGAGGACCAGAAACAGGCCCTTCCCGTTTCCGCGATCCGGGCCGAGGTTGACTATGAGCTGGTGGTCACAACCCCGGCCGGACTCTGCCGCTACCGCACTGATGAGATCGTCCGGTTTGTGTCGGCCAAGCCCCCGCGATTGATCTACCGCGGCCGACGTTCACCGGCCCTGCAACTTGGAAATACCCTGCTGATGGATCGGGATCTCAATGATATCATGGCCAAGATCTGCCGCCGGCACAACTGGGTTCCCGAAGGCTTTCATGTCAACCCACTGCATACGGAGTCCGGCGATTGCCATGAATGGTGGGTTGAGCTGAAGCCACCCTGCCGGGAAACGCCCATTTCCAAGATCATCGAAGAAGAGCTCGATGATGGATTGAGAACGACCTGCCACGCCTACCTCGAACAACGGGAAAGCGGAGCCCTGCATCCCCCCATCGTACGTTTGATCACTCCGGGCGTATTCGAGCTCTGCCGCAAGGAGATCGGCCGCCAGAACGGAGAACACTCCTTTCCCGTTGCCCGATCGGATCGGCAGGTGGCCGAGCAGTTGATGCAGTATGCCGGGGTTCAGGCAGACTGAACAGAATCACGCAGGTCGGATCAAATTTGTGCTGACCGGACTGTTTTCAAGAAACGGATGGAGACCGGTTGCGCAACAAACCGCGCCGTTGCGTTACGAAACGGTGGCGGTGATTCGGCCGTCATGGAATTGGCACGCCGCCTGCTATCTCCAACACAGTTTTGGTTTCCCTGCTGCGGCAGGGTTTGGGGTAACATGGAAGTCCCTTAAGTGGGACTGAGAAAACAATGGGGCCGGCGATTAGGGGTTTTCGCCGGCCCCTTCTCCATCGTGCCGAACCGACGTTCCTTCTTTCCGAACTGGTCAACGACCTGATCCGATCATAGGTTCTCCGCAATGTGTGTTGGAACCTTGGGTCATCGTCCAGCCTGGAAGGCCCGGATCCGCCTTTGTGAGAAGCTCGGCCCGTGAGCCAATTCAGCCTGACAGACCTGATCATCGTCCTCTTCCTCTCGCTGGTCGTCGGTTACTTCCTGATCTCCCTGCTGATTCCGGAGCGGATCTGGAAGAACCTGCGCAAGCGAAACAGGAGTCATTCGCGCGGAGGTCAGGACCACCGGGAACCCGCCCCGCCCGGGTCCCGCCCCTCCTCCAACCGGACATCCACCCTGACCATGGATCATCCCGATCGAACACCGACCGAAAGGGAGTATGCCCGGATTCTTGGACTTTCCGGCCGGGTCACCCTCTACCAGATCAAACTCGCCTACCGACACGAGATGGCCAAGTACCACCCGGACAAGGTGAACCACCTCGCGCCGGAGTTCCAGGAGCTGGCCCGGGAACGCACCCGCCTGATTCGCTCCGCCTACGAGTATTTCCGCAGTCGATACGGAAAGTGAGCGCAGAGTCGGTAACTGCCGCCCAAGCCGCCGTCACGGAAACAAGACGGACTAAAGAAACAGCCCGGTCCCTCTGAGGGCATAGCGGACGACGTCGCGGGGGTCGGCGATCGTATCGGGGAAATCGAATCGGTAAGGTTCCGAACGCCGCCTCCTGTCGGCGCCGGAAAAAACCGAATCATCATCCGACACGTAGACCCAGGCCAGCCACTCGTCAAGAAGCTCAAAGGCCCGCCGGCGCGCCTCGATCACCAGCGAATCGGCACCGGGGACATCGGGTCGGGATTGGGCTGCCGGGCCGTCATCCGGATCCGCGGACGAGAAGTCGAAGAATCCTTCGACCGGCCGGGTCGGTGCGGCACCGGCACCGGGTTTTTTCCAGACACCGGTGGTCGGCGAATCCCGGCCAACCTTCCCACCCGGTTCTGACTGATTCCGAACGGAGAATGACCGATTGCCCAATGGACCCGGGATTCCTCCACCGGGCCCTTCCGTTCCGTGATCTCCCATAGGATCCATCCAGTTTCGACCCGAGCCGGGGCAGGAACAAGCCTCAGGCGAGAGGGATCCGGTTTTTCGGAAAATCCCCTAAGAGGAATCGGCCGATATGCCCCGTTCGAGGCGATCAGAGGTCAAGTCCCAGACCGATGGTCATCCTGAAATCGTCCTGCTGCGGAACAACCCCGTTGTCGCCTGCCACCGGATTCTGCACCCGGTCCCAGATGAACGAGATATCCAGGTCCAGTTTGCTGGTCAACTCGGTCTCGAAGGTGGTGATGAAGTGGGTATTGAGGCCTCCTGAATCCTTGTCGCCAATCGTCAGCTGCAATTCGCTGATAAGGTCGACCCAAGACGTCAGTTCAGTGTCATACTTTGACGACACCGTCCCGGTGAATGTCTTCCGGGTGGACTCCGCTCCGGGTTCGACGGAGAGGTAGTTGATGATCTGATAGCCAGGGCCCCCCGTGATATTCCACTCGGTCTTCTTGTTGTCGATCAGGTTGTATCCGAGTTGGGCACCCAGGGTGTAACGACTGTTGATGTTCTGAAAGGTGTCGCGGAAATACTCGAGATTGACTGGTCGGACGAAGAAACGGCGGGAGTAGAAATAGTCAAAGTAACTGGTCACCCGATGATTGTTGGCCGTATCAATCGTGTCGGACCGATTGATCGTTCCCAGGTAATCCAACGCCAAACGCGTCTTCGCGGTTCTTCGCTGTATACTCCATTTGGTATTGTAATCGACCTGGGAGGCATTGCCTTCGCGAATGTTCAATCCGAGCGACACTTTTGCCTTCCAGTAGTTGATCTCCTTCGGCTCGCCCGCCGCGATTGAGACAACCAGGTCGCGATCCACCACCACTTCCTCCCGGCCGCGGACGGTGAGCTTCGAACCGGTGAGCGAGAGTGTACCGATCGCGGGCTCCTCTTTGTCGACATTGACCTGGTGGTAGCGCTTGGTCCGGATCTGCTTGATATCCTTCCAATCCAGGCTGAGCACCTTGAGCTTCTTGCTGTCGAACTCCAGGGTCTTGTTGTAAAGGCCGATGATCTCTCCCTTGAGCCATTCATCCGAAGACAGCTGGATCCAGTCGTAACCATCGGAAGGGGGCGTCCACTCCGAGTTCACCGAGGGGTTGTCGCCGGCAATCGGTTCCTCGCCCGCTGCCGTCATCCAGAGAGGGCTGAAGAAAAGGACGCCCGCGAGGCAACCCACCCTGAATGCGTGGTCCAGAAGCCATCGACCCGAAAAGGATTTCTGTCTTTTTCGCTCAGTCGAGCTCATCGCAACAAGGCTGACGGCTTCACCCGATGGTTGTTCATCGGGGAACAGAGAATCAATCGGGACTAAGGGGTCAACCGGGTATTTTCAGGCAAAACTGACCCGGGGCGGCCCGACCGGCTCGCGCTCCATATGAAGCCGGGCCAACCGGAGAAGCAGGTTCCCGCGCAGGGATCGGAAGGCCCCGTCATCCCAGAGATTGTGGTATTGATCGGGATCGGCCTGCAGATCGTAGAGTTCCCCGGCTTCCGTATGCCGATAGACGACAAGCTTGTAGCGTTCGGTGATCAGGGTGTGCTGGTTGAGGGTCCATTGGGTCGCCCGCATCTCGACAAGAACCGCATCCTGCACCGTATCGGTTTCGCCGCGTAGCAGCGGAGTCAGGTCGACGCCCTGCCATTCCTGGGGCGGATTCAAACCGGCGAGGGAGAGGAACGTCCTCGGCAGATCGACGAGATTGGCCAGGGACGGGACGGTCCCCCGGCTCTTGATCCGGCCCGGGCCCCAGACAAGGAGGGGCACCCGCTGGCAGTCCTCGAATGCGGCCAACCCCTTGCCCCAGAGCCCGTGATGTCCGTGCATTTCTCCGTGATCCGAGGTCCAGACGATGATCGTGTTGTCGATCTGTCCAGTTTGCTCCAGAGTGCGGATGAGGGATCCAAGCCGATCGTCCAGAAAGGCCACCATCCCGAGTGTGGCCTGCATCGCTTCCCGCTTCCGGGCATCCTTCTCCGGCTCACCGAAGCAGGAGGGAACCGTCGCCTCCTCCCGCACCGCGCCTCCGAGGGTCTTCGGTGCCCCCACCCCATCGTTGAGCCTGCCGAAATCCTTCTCCCGACACATCCGGTAGACCTCGGGCTTATCCTCGAATTCGCCCTCCCGATACCCTTCCGGCAGTTCCATCTGGTCGGACCGGACCCGGCTGTACCAGGGTTCCGGACAGAGGTGGGGTTCATGGGGATCCTGAAAGCTCGCCCAGCAGAACCACGGCCGGCTCGCATCCTGCGATTCGATATACCGTCGCGTCAGCCCGGCCACCCACTCCGTATCATGGAACTCGGGCGGGATATTCCAGCTGCCGCAGGCCTGATGGTCGTAGCCCCCCCGCATCTGGGGGAACCATTGCCGGTAGTCGACGCCCGCTTCCTCGAGAAACGTCCGGTAGTGCATGGCCGGGATATTGTTGGTCGTGTGGCCGGTGCTTCCCTCGAAGGTCTCGAACCCGAGGTAGGGGCCTCGCCAGTTGCGGAAGAAGCCGGGATCCGGTTCCTCTCCTCCGGCCATCTGTCGGGCTTCATCGGCCCGCCTCACGAAATGGGTCTTCCCGAAAAGAGCAGTCGCATAGCCGGCCTTCCCGAGAACCTCGGGGAGGGTCGGACCCGGAAAAGGATCGGGTGTCACTCCGATGGTGTAGGCAAGGTGAGAGGACGGATAACGCCCGGTCAGCAGGGAGACCCGGGTTGGCGTGCAGACCGGCGACGGACAATAGGCGCGGTCGAAATGGACCCCCTCCCGACCCAGACGATCGAGATGCGGCGTGTCGATCGCGCGGAGTCCCTTCAATCCGAGATGGTCGAAGCGCTGCTGGTCGGTCGTGATGAAGAGGATGTTAGGACGGGACATGGCGAGATTGAATCCGGGCAAATCAAACGCGGGGTAAAGCCTCCCCTGCCGGATGGATTCTGAAAACGTTCGACTTGACCGATGGCATCAGGCGGGGCGAACCCTCAGGTCCGCAAATACGGGATGGTCAGGGGCCCTTCCGGCAGGATGGCGACCGGCGCATTGCGACCGATTCGATCCAGCTCCACATCGAGGGCCGCCCGCAAATCGGTCACCGGTTCGAGAAAAGCGCGTCGGACCTCGGCCGGATTCAGTTCACTGAAGAGGCTGACCCGGGTCCGCAGGACAATCAGCGCCAGAAGTTGGACCTGCCAGCGATCGACCTCGGAAAAGCCCGGTCGGCTGATCGCGGCCAGCGCCTCGGAGGCGCTGGTGAAACGAAAGAGCATCTCCCGGAACCGTCCGTGCGACGGGAAGCCGTCATTGCACCGCGCGGCGGTCAGGATGAGACCGCCATCGGCCGTGATCTGCGAGGCGGCCGACATCCCCTTGACCGTCTGATAGAGATTCAGGTCAAGCGGGTACCCGCTGTTGGTCGTGATGACGATCGGAAACGGCTCGTCCACCCCGGTCATGACGGTCTCGCGGACAAAGGCGCAGCCGGCCTCGTGCGCCTCGATCACATCGCCGCAGAAGAACCGGGTGATCTCCTTCCTGATGTTGAGGGTGACGTTGAGCAGGAAATCGACCGGCAGGAGACTTCCGGCCGCCCGCAGGTGGGCCTGGGTCGGATTCCCCTCGAGCCGTCCCCAGGTGCTCCGGGGATCCCCGATATTGGGCACGCTGTGGTACTGCATGATCCCCTCCAGTCCGGCCACCCCGGGGAAGCAGCCCTTGTAGCCCCCGGAAAATCCAGCCATGAAGTGCGGCTCGATGAAGCCGAGCAGGATGCGCCGGTCGGCCTCTGCGTATTCGCGATTGTAGGACACCGGGTAGCCGAAGGAAGACGTGCCCACCTCGACCAACCCCTCCCGGTTGACCGCATCGTGGTTGACGATCCGGTAGCGGTCGACCACCGCATCACCGACCATCCGACGCAGTTCGGCCTCCGTGTTTCCCCGATGGGTTCCCGTGCCGATGATAATCGTGATGTTCGCGTCGGGGACATGCGCAAGTTCGCCAAAGAGCCAGGGCAGCAACCGGTCGCTCGGCAGCGCCCGGGTGATGTCCGGGATGGCCACGGCCACCGTTTCGCCCGACCCGATGCGGTCGCGCAAGGGCGCCCCGCCGATCGGATGCCGGGCCGCCTCACGAAACGCCGCCCCCTCGTCGGCCAGGCCGGGAAGAAAGCGGGGCCTCATGATGGTCGCGTTGATCCCGGTCAGGTCGAGATCCAATCCCGTCTCCCCAAATTCCAACCGCACTGATTGAGCCATACCGCCCATCGAAACCCGCTCGATACCCGGAGGCAAACGCGAAGAACGAAGCCCGCGACTTTTCAAAGCCAGGCCAGGAAGACCCACCCGCCTTTCCGGATTACGCTCTGGTTTCCGCTACGATCCGAGTCGGTCCAGCGGACTGCGTACACCCATTCCTGGTCTTTTCGTGACATGGGTGTAGATCATGGTGGTCTCCAACTTGGAATGTCCCAGCAGTTCCTGAACGGTCCGGATGTCGGATCCGTTCTCAAGCAGGTGGGTGGCAAACGAGTGCCGGAGTACGTGCGGAGTGACCCGTTTGTTCAATCCCGCTTCACGCGCGGCATTGGAGACCGCCACCTGAATCCTCCGATCAATGACATGGTGCCTTCGCCTGAGTCCACTGACGGGGTCGATGCTGGTCTCGCGGGAGGGGAAGAGCCACTGCCAGGGCCATTGGGTCCCCGCAGTGGGATACTTTCGTTCCAACCCCTCAGGGAGCCAGACACCGGCCAAGCCTTCCAACCGGTCCTTCTCATACAGTTTTCGCACGGCCCGCATCTGCCACTGAAGCGGTGCAACAAGCCGCTCGGAAAGAACCGTCACCCTGTCCTTGTCACCCTTGCCGGCGTGCACGGTCAACTGACCCCGATCCGGGTCAATGTCCTTGACCCTCAGGCGCAGGGCCTCCATCAGGCGCAGACCAGAGCCATACATGATTTCGACCAGAAGTCGGACGCTCCCATCCATTTCGCTGAACAGTCGGTTGCACTCATCCGGTGTCAGAACGACAGGCATGCGTTTCTTCCGGGCCGCTCTTTGAAATCCAAACTCGCCGAGATCCCGCCCGAGAGCGTCCCGGACGAAGAGGACGATCGCATTGAGCGCCTGCCTCTGGCTTGACTGGCTCGCCCGGCCGGAAACCGCGATCTCGCTGAGGAATCGGCTCACATCTTCGCGATCGATGGTTTCCGGGGCCATGGGGGCCACAAAGTCGACCAGCCGCTTGGCCCATCCCCGGTAGGTCTGCTCAGTGCGCCAGAGATGGCCCTTTTCCCGGCAGACACGAATCAGCTTCTTTTCCCACTCGGTTGCCCCACGGTCCAAGTGCCCGGGCAGCGGAGGGCGCGAACTCTGGGAGGCCGACGGACGGCAGTCTGCCGCAGGCGGGGGTGCGGGGGCAGTAATGGTGGGATGATCCGCTCGAAATCCTTTATTCCGACAACAGGCTGCCTCTTTGAAGAACCACCTGAGAGCGACACAGGTGGCGGACGTATCTCCTTGCATTTTAAAGGCCTCGATATAGATTCGGGCCAGCATGATTGAGGCCGGAGATCTCTGGGTTCGACAGTGCGCCAGGAATCGGAAGATCTCGCGCTCATGGCTCCCCTTGACCCGGCCGTTCAGACCGCTGCGATACAGGTGCTCCCTCCAATCCCCGAAGTGGACCGGCACCTTCCAGGAGTCTCGAATTTCGTTCTCTTCGGACATGGTTCCCGAGTTTCGCATTCTGGGAGTCGGTAAGGCAAGCCCAATGTGAACAAATGTTCACCTTTGTCATTTAGGTAGAACGTAATTTGCTCCAAATGAACAGATTGAACATAACAAACTCGGATCGGCCCGGTCCGATTCAACACACCATCAAAACCCGAAAACCGAATCTCAGTTTCGGTGAATAACACTGTTCGAGGAAAAAAGATATAGTGAGGGGAATAATCCCCAAAGCGTGGATACATAATTGTCCTGCCCGCAGTATCCATTAATGTAATATAGCGATGCCTAAGCTGGCCCAGGCGCTTTCCTGTTTTCTTCCGCAGTTCAAGAGAAGAAACGCCCTGAGCAACCAGCAGTCCAAGGTGTTGGGCAGCATCCTGGCCTGCCGGACCTCAGCTTTGGGAATCGGGCTTCACCGCGTCTGTGACTGCGGCCATGAGCTGATCGCCTATAACAGTTGCCGTGACCGTCATTGTCCGCTGTGCGAGGGCAGGGCGACGCGGCGGTGGCAGGCGACGCAGTGCGCCAATCTGCTGCCTGTGCCCTACCATCATTGCGTATTCACGATTCCAGACGCGCTGGGCACGTTAGCATGCTACAATGAGGAGTTGCTCTACGATCAGTTGTTCAGGTCAGCGCCGGTTGCCTGGCTTCATTCTTCCAGAACGACCGGCGATTCCGCGGGCAAGGCGCTTTCATGGGCATCCTGCACACGTGGGGTCAGCGGCTTCAGTTCCATCCCCATGTCCATTACCTTGTCGCCTGCGCTGCGCTCAGGCGTGACCACACCCTGGCCGTAAGCGACGGTTATCTCTTCGATGTCAAAGCCCTTTCCCGGGTCTTCCGCGGCCGCTACCTGGACGCCATCGAGCAATTGCTCCAGCAGAGCCGGCTGACCTTCCCGCCGGGTTGGTCCAGGCGAAGCGTCTGCGCCAGCCTGCAGCAGGCCTCACGGCGCAACTGGTGCGTCTACACCAAGCGGCCCGTCTGCGACCCGGCCAAGCTGGTCGAGTATATCGGTCGTTACGCCCGTAAGGTTGCGGTATCCGAGAGTCGCATAGATTCATTTGATTCCTCCTCAATCACCTACCGTTGGAAGGACTACCGTGACGGCCTCTACCAAACGCGCCGTGGTCAGCGCCTCTTCTTTCGTCAGGCTTTTCGTCCAGCACATCCTTCCCTTCGGCTTCAAGCGCATCCGCTACTTCGGATTCTGGCGCCCAGGCGGGCTCAAGCGCGCACGTGAAGCCATGGCGATGCACGCGGTGAAAAGATGCGTCGCTGCGTGGAGACTCTGCTTGCTGCCGCCGAGCAATTGATTCTCAGCGTCGGTGAACCCATCTGGCATTGCCCCCGGTGTGGCCAACTCCTCCAGCGCCTCGACCTTGCC encodes:
- the larA gene encoding nickel-dependent lactate racemase, translating into MRLEFGETGLDLDLTGINATIMRPRFLPGLADEGAAFREAARHPIGGAPLRDRIGSGETVAVAIPDITRALPSDRLLPWLFGELAHVPDANITIIIGTGTHRGNTEAELRRMVGDAVVDRYRIVNHDAVNREGLVEVGTSSFGYPVSYNREYAEADRRILLGFIEPHFMAGFSGGYKGCFPGVAGLEGIMQYHSVPNIGDPRSTWGRLEGNPTQAHLRAAGSLLPVDFLLNVTLNIRKEITRFFCGDVIEAHEAGCAFVRETVMTGVDEPFPIVITTNSGYPLDLNLYQTVKGMSAASQITADGGLILTAARCNDGFPSHGRFREMLFRFTSASEALAAISRPGFSEVDRWQVQLLALIVLRTRVSLFSELNPAEVRRAFLEPVTDLRAALDVELDRIGRNAPVAILPEGPLTIPYLRT
- a CDS encoding sulfatase-like hydrolase/transferase; translated protein: MSRPNILFITTDQQRFDHLGLKGLRAIDTPHLDRLGREGVHFDRAYCPSPVCTPTRVSLLTGRYPSSHLAYTIGVTPDPFPGPTLPEVLGKAGYATALFGKTHFVRRADEARQMAGGEEPDPGFFRNWRGPYLGFETFEGSTGHTTNNIPAMHYRTFLEEAGVDYRQWFPQMRGGYDHQACGSWNIPPEFHDTEWVAGLTRRYIESQDASRPWFCWASFQDPHEPHLCPEPWYSRVRSDQMELPEGYREGEFEDKPEVYRMCREKDFGRLNDGVGAPKTLGGAVREEATVPSCFGEPEKDARKREAMQATLGMVAFLDDRLGSLIRTLEQTGQIDNTIIVWTSDHGEMHGHHGLWGKGLAAFEDCQRVPLLVWGPGRIKSRGTVPSLANLVDLPRTFLSLAGLNPPQEWQGVDLTPLLRGETDTVQDAVLVEMRATQWTLNQHTLITERYKLVVYRHTEAGELYDLQADPDQYHNLWDDGAFRSLRGNLLLRLARLHMEREPVGPPRVSFA
- a CDS encoding GH3 auxin-responsive promoter family protein, which gives rise to MKFLTAGLMHVTTGLETARFARRLSDPAAGVRHQEKVLRQLITGLAKTRYGIEHGVEAGMDDQSFRRNVPLATAQSIQPYVDAVIGGAPDELWPGRCRHFVRTNGGTAGPPRQLPLNDSILEHYHEAAYQIALMHTAGTGHAGVFHGRHVYLAETASLRTGQADLPGILTETMPRWTEKFLFVPGQETASIVDRDARIQKTAEEALSQDITLLAGSPRTLIRFTEAVLAQTAAAGRPIRTLTDAWPNLECVIHGGHSVIPYLEALTQRIGRRVVMSEVFATTEAFVAVQDGKPDGALRLLDDTGVYFEFLPLHAKPEDQKQALPVSAIRAEVDYELVVTTPAGLCRYRTDEIVRFVSAKPPRLIYRGRRSPALQLGNTLLMDRDLNDIMAKICRRHNWVPEGFHVNPLHTESGDCHEWWVELKPPCRETPISKIIEEELDDGLRTTCHAYLEQRESGALHPPIVRLITPGVFELCRKEIGRQNGEHSFPVARSDRQVAEQLMQYAGVQAD
- a CDS encoding DnaJ domain-containing protein → MSQFSLTDLIIVLFLSLVVGYFLISLLIPERIWKNLRKRNRSHSRGGQDHREPAPPGSRPSSNRTSTLTMDHPDRTPTEREYARILGLSGRVTLYQIKLAYRHEMAKYHPDKVNHLAPEFQELARERTRLIRSAYEYFRSRYGK
- a CDS encoding transposase encodes the protein MGILHTWGQRLQFHPHVHYLVACAALRRDHTLAVSDGYLFDVKALSRVFRGRYLDAIEQLLQQSRLTFPPGWSRRSVCASLQQASRRNWCVYTKRPVCDPAKLVEYIGRYARKVAVSESRIDSFDSSSITYRWKDYRDGLYQTRRGQRLFFRQAFRPAHPSLRLQAHPLLRILAPRRAQART
- a CDS encoding integron integrase, with translation MDRGATEWEKKLIRVCREKGHLWRTEQTYRGWAKRLVDFVAPMAPETIDREDVSRFLSEIAVSGRASQSSQRQALNAIVLFVRDALGRDLGEFGFQRAARKKRMPVVLTPDECNRLFSEMDGSVRLLVEIMYGSGLRLMEALRLRVKDIDPDRGQLTVHAGKGDKDRVTVLSERLVAPLQWQMRAVRKLYEKDRLEGLAGVWLPEGLERKYPTAGTQWPWQWLFPSRETSIDPVSGLRRRHHVIDRRIQVAVSNAAREAGLNKRVTPHVLRHSFATHLLENGSDIRTVQELLGHSKLETTMIYTHVTKRPGMGVRSPLDRLGS
- a CDS encoding DUF481 domain-containing protein gives rise to the protein MSSTERKRQKSFSGRWLLDHAFRVGCLAGVLFFSPLWMTAAGEEPIAGDNPSVNSEWTPPSDGYDWIQLSSDEWLKGEIIGLYNKTLEFDSKKLKVLSLDWKDIKQIRTKRYHQVNVDKEEPAIGTLSLTGSKLTVRGREEVVVDRDLVVSIAAGEPKEINYWKAKVSLGLNIREGNASQVDYNTKWSIQRRTAKTRLALDYLGTINRSDTIDTANNHRVTSYFDYFYSRRFFVRPVNLEYFRDTFQNINSRYTLGAQLGYNLIDNKKTEWNITGGPGYQIINYLSVEPGAESTRKTFTGTVSSKYDTELTSWVDLISELQLTIGDKDSGGLNTHFITTFETELTSKLDLDISFIWDRVQNPVAGDNGVVPQQDDFRMTIGLGLDL